A part of Chroicocephalus ridibundus chromosome 5, bChrRid1.1, whole genome shotgun sequence genomic DNA contains:
- the APELA gene encoding apelin receptor early endogenous ligand, protein MRLRLLLWIVFVLLASLLPAGGQRPANLALRRKLHRHGCSHRRCVPLHSRVPFP, encoded by the exons ATGAGGCTCCGGCTGCTCCTCTGGATCGTGTTTGTGCTCCTGGCGAGCCTCCTCCCCGCCGGCGGGCAGAGGCCGG ccaacCTGGCCCTGCGCAGGAAGCTCCACCGGCACGGCTGCTCCCACCGGCGCTGTGTGCCGCTCCACTCCCGGGTTCCCTTCCCCTGA